The following are encoded in a window of Streptosporangiales bacterium genomic DNA:
- a CDS encoding Hsp70 family protein — MAQALGIDLGTTFSAVAVVGADGVPAMVRSREGENITPSVVLFAGDQVLVGSTASRTAATMPDDCVRFVKRFMGDPHWSFVDADGREYRPEEISAFILRRLADDAAMALGGQVDEVVVTVPAYFDDARRKATLDAAEIAGLNALRLVNEPTAAAVAYGLDEIDHSTCLVYDLGGGTFDVTVMRIAGGDFDVLATDGDRNLGGFDFDNELMLHVNGVVQDAGGPDLFDSGALEADLREKCELAKRTLTNVSQASVFVSAHGQNHRVQVTRDEFERLTKPLLDRTETIVESVLAASGKRWPEIDHVLLVGGSTRMPMVPALLQRLSGKQPQSRINPDEAVAFGAAIVADLTIAQERNEPAATPAIDQVAINDVTSQSLGIIAVDAGSDRPVNVPVIPKNSTIPCKYEDTFVTVEQNQAEWICEITEGDDPEPEYVVKLLERPIPLPQNLPKGAPMKVTMSYDVDGVVHVAVTDGTSGRSLGEIELERPLNLGRDDVTRMRTALQRLEIQ; from the coding sequence GTGGCGCAGGCGCTGGGCATCGACCTCGGCACGACGTTCTCGGCCGTCGCCGTCGTCGGGGCCGACGGCGTGCCGGCCATGGTGCGCAGCCGCGAGGGCGAGAACATCACCCCCTCTGTGGTGCTGTTCGCCGGTGACCAGGTGCTCGTCGGCTCCACCGCAAGCCGCACGGCCGCCACCATGCCGGACGACTGCGTGCGGTTCGTGAAGCGGTTCATGGGCGACCCGCACTGGTCGTTCGTCGACGCGGACGGCAGGGAGTACCGGCCGGAGGAGATCTCCGCGTTCATCCTGCGCCGGCTCGCCGACGACGCCGCCATGGCGCTCGGCGGGCAGGTCGACGAAGTCGTGGTCACGGTGCCTGCGTACTTCGACGACGCCAGGCGCAAGGCGACCCTGGACGCCGCGGAGATCGCCGGGCTGAACGCGCTGCGGTTGGTGAACGAGCCGACCGCCGCAGCCGTCGCGTACGGGCTGGACGAGATCGACCACAGCACCTGCCTGGTCTACGACCTCGGCGGCGGCACCTTCGACGTGACGGTGATGCGGATCGCCGGCGGCGACTTCGACGTGCTCGCCACCGACGGCGACCGCAACCTCGGCGGCTTCGACTTCGACAACGAGCTGATGCTGCACGTGAACGGCGTCGTGCAGGACGCCGGCGGGCCCGACCTCTTCGACAGCGGCGCGCTCGAAGCCGACCTGCGGGAGAAGTGCGAGCTGGCCAAGCGGACGCTGACCAACGTGTCCCAGGCGTCGGTGTTCGTCAGCGCGCACGGCCAGAACCACCGGGTGCAGGTCACGAGGGACGAGTTCGAGCGGCTGACCAAGCCGCTGCTCGACCGCACGGAGACCATCGTCGAGTCCGTGCTCGCGGCCAGCGGCAAGCGCTGGCCGGAGATCGACCACGTGCTCCTCGTCGGCGGCTCGACCAGGATGCCGATGGTGCCCGCGCTGCTGCAGCGGCTGTCCGGCAAGCAGCCACAGTCCAGGATCAACCCCGACGAGGCGGTCGCGTTCGGCGCGGCGATCGTCGCCGACCTGACCATCGCGCAGGAACGCAACGAACCGGCGGCGACACCGGCGATCGACCAGGTGGCGATCAACGACGTCACGTCGCAGAGTCTCGGCATCATCGCCGTCGACGCGGGTAGTGACAGACCCGTGAACGTCCCCGTCATCCCGAAGAACAGCACGATCCCCTGCAAGTACGAGGACACCTTCGTCACCGTCGAGCAGAACCAGGCCGAGTGGATCTGCGAGATCACCGAAGGCGACGACCCCGAGCCCGAGTACGTCGTGAAGCTGCTCGAGCGGCCGATCCCGCTGCCGCAGAACCTGCCGAAGGGTGCGCCGATGAAGGTCACCATGTCGTACGACGTGGACGG